One segment of Bacteroidota bacterium DNA contains the following:
- a CDS encoding type IV pilus twitching motility protein PilT, translating into MSEHVMALLDKDRAILRQHVDHYVKHMLKIGASDIDAGGTACNGYIWYRVDGNKGPHKEMGRIDEDLADILFLNMLSEAQIDHLFTHSAADFSYALYVEGKRDRRFRVTVYFDYGHLALNVRAIEDKLRTLSSLKFHPIIENGLMFRNVRDGLTLVTGVTGSGKSTTLDAIIDANNQDVHAHVVIIGNPIEYMHESKHCIVRHREVGRDVATFKDGVVQALRQDPDMIVIGEMRDPTTISAALEVTDSGHKVFSTLHTSSAVESIDRIIAEYPTDEQDRVRNRLADVLRCIISQKLCPKVGGGRILSKEVLWMTPSTRAAIKNNNVGEIYQMMWEGGSQGQITMEQDLYRLMQQRFITPETAMHYSNNKRRFKQLISGG; encoded by the coding sequence TTGAGTGAGCATGTAATGGCCTTGCTGGACAAAGACCGCGCGATTCTGCGGCAGCATGTTGACCATTACGTGAAACACATGTTGAAAATTGGCGCGAGTGATATCGACGCCGGCGGCACTGCGTGTAATGGGTACATCTGGTACCGCGTTGACGGTAACAAAGGCCCCCATAAAGAAATGGGGCGCATTGATGAGGACCTGGCTGATATCCTCTTCCTCAATATGTTATCTGAAGCCCAGATTGATCACCTCTTTACACATTCAGCTGCAGACTTCTCCTACGCCCTTTACGTTGAAGGCAAGCGCGACCGACGCTTTCGTGTAACCGTTTATTTCGATTACGGGCATCTTGCACTTAACGTTCGTGCTATTGAGGATAAACTCAGAACGCTTAGTTCTTTGAAGTTTCATCCGATAATAGAAAATGGATTGATGTTCCGAAACGTTCGAGATGGGCTTACGCTTGTCACCGGAGTTACCGGTTCTGGTAAAAGTACCACGCTCGACGCCATCATTGATGCGAACAATCAGGATGTGCACGCCCATGTTGTAATCATCGGTAATCCGATTGAGTATATGCATGAGTCTAAACACTGTATTGTACGACATCGTGAAGTAGGGCGAGACGTTGCAACATTTAAAGACGGCGTGGTTCAGGCCCTTCGCCAGGACCCGGATATGATTGTAATTGGTGAGATGCGTGATCCGACAACCATCTCGGCGGCACTTGAAGTGACTGACTCTGGTCACAAAGTGTTTTCCACGCTTCATACCAGTTCTGCTGTGGAGAGCATCGACCGTATTATTGCTGAATATCCAACAGATGAACAGGATCGCGTAAGAAACCGTCTGGCTGACGTTTTGCGCTGTATTATTTCGCAGAAGCTCTGCCCGAAAGTTGGAGGGGGACGAATACTATCGAAAGAAGTACTCTGGATGACACCTTCAACACGTGCCGCTATCAAAAATAACAACGTTGGCGAAATTTATCAGATGATGTGGGAAGGTGGTAGCCAGGGGCAGATAACTATGGAGCAAGATTTGTATAGGTTAATGCAGCAACGCTTCATTACGCCCGAA
- a CDS encoding GspE/PulE family protein, translating to MLFKRKGGNKKKDQQARRSHQDEMRHGNGVPPKPAANQPAPKQPAGGWDAKAKEEMASIFSRSKKDNQNGKDLEGTRRAVAQRRASKKMSSIDWDVAARDEITALFGKDADNAPAGGADNDLESVRRAIAARKAKGNQAAPPTPPPPASPAQRLEDQMADGFEFDDEDDRGPRLDWLVDFISDDDQPAPQDTASAKGYTHSQEVNDYRADVHQTPGPAGNGLGPEDIELVPRPGQKPDAGIPLDADAIMGDGFGNIGVQDASPQDGGGIDDLASAFFDEVVQEPRGPQQPEQIVPDEQVPPHFGGPAAIPPQPPAPGSQLPAKRQTEELEAQPRSIDIEALRTKDRVVGILLKKQIVTATQVYEAQKVKERESSRETLWRILVAMESVDSDAVFEEAARIYAFPIADTKDKLDAKFVRSVMETLSEENRDRLLNLHLVPFECETEQSGTVKLVFITHDPMRTEVRKVMKELKLDRFDLYYAPKSAVEAVIVEAFPRKNEFMERVLEDPMAFDLGMTYEEGTEIIDEDALEAEISRSSLINLFEATLVESVRQGASDVHIYPNAKKRVEIHFRIDGRLSLWHTEHKVHPEALLAVIKDNAMNVDRFERDAAQDGYIQRWIDDVLIRFRVSVLPIANASQEIRSESIVIRVLDDRKVIRDLRKLGLLDSAMETFESAISQPHGMVILTGPTGSGKSTSLVAALHHVINGEVNVLTVEDPVEYIIPGVRQIKLNFKLELENALRAILRHDPDIVMVGEMRDKKTAELAIKLANTGHLTFSTLHTNDAPSAISRLYKMGIEPFLIAYAINLIVAQRLIRKLCPTCKQPDLDPDGIMLEKLGFTREEVANLTFYEPGNDSSCPTCKGVGYKGRRAICEALFFSREIRHMIVEADKMIDEGAIKEQAVKEGMLTLRDSAREIVKLGETSVREMIRVVTAEG from the coding sequence ATGTTGTTTAAACGGAAAGGCGGAAATAAGAAAAAGGATCAGCAAGCAAGGCGATCTCACCAGGATGAGATGCGTCATGGGAATGGTGTGCCCCCTAAGCCGGCCGCAAATCAACCTGCACCAAAGCAACCTGCTGGTGGATGGGATGCAAAGGCGAAAGAGGAGATGGCCTCAATTTTTAGTCGGTCTAAAAAGGATAACCAGAACGGCAAAGACCTTGAAGGTACACGCCGTGCTGTTGCACAACGCCGCGCATCCAAAAAAATGTCTTCAATTGACTGGGATGTTGCCGCACGTGATGAAATTACTGCACTCTTTGGTAAAGATGCAGACAATGCGCCGGCTGGTGGTGCTGACAACGATCTAGAATCTGTACGTCGTGCCATTGCTGCGCGCAAAGCAAAAGGCAACCAGGCTGCGCCGCCAACACCGCCGCCGCCTGCTTCTCCTGCGCAGCGTCTGGAAGACCAGATGGCTGATGGATTTGAGTTTGATGATGAGGATGATCGCGGTCCACGGCTGGATTGGTTGGTAGATTTCATTTCTGACGATGACCAGCCCGCGCCTCAAGACACTGCAAGTGCTAAAGGATATACACATTCTCAAGAAGTAAATGATTATCGGGCTGATGTACATCAGACGCCTGGGCCTGCCGGCAATGGACTTGGCCCAGAAGACATAGAACTTGTGCCGCGTCCCGGTCAGAAACCTGACGCTGGTATTCCCCTTGATGCTGATGCCATTATGGGCGACGGCTTTGGAAATATCGGTGTACAGGATGCCAGCCCCCAAGACGGCGGCGGTATTGATGATCTTGCCAGTGCTTTCTTTGACGAAGTTGTCCAGGAGCCACGTGGCCCGCAGCAGCCTGAACAAATTGTGCCTGACGAGCAAGTGCCGCCACATTTTGGTGGCCCCGCGGCAATCCCTCCGCAGCCGCCAGCACCCGGCTCGCAATTGCCAGCCAAGCGTCAGACGGAGGAACTGGAAGCCCAGCCTCGATCAATTGATATTGAAGCCCTTCGTACAAAAGACCGCGTTGTCGGCATTCTGCTCAAAAAGCAGATTGTGACAGCTACGCAGGTCTACGAAGCGCAAAAGGTTAAGGAGCGTGAGAGCTCCAGAGAAACGCTGTGGCGTATTCTCGTTGCGATGGAGTCTGTTGACAGCGATGCAGTCTTTGAAGAAGCTGCGCGTATCTACGCATTCCCAATCGCAGATACCAAAGATAAGCTGGATGCCAAGTTTGTGCGTTCTGTGATGGAGACGCTTTCCGAGGAAAATCGAGATCGCCTCTTAAACCTGCATCTGGTACCGTTTGAATGCGAAACAGAGCAGTCGGGTACCGTTAAGCTCGTCTTCATTACCCATGACCCAATGCGCACCGAAGTTCGTAAGGTCATGAAAGAGTTGAAGCTGGATCGCTTTGACCTGTATTATGCGCCGAAATCTGCAGTGGAAGCTGTGATTGTTGAGGCCTTCCCGCGTAAGAACGAGTTCATGGAGCGCGTTCTGGAAGATCCCATGGCGTTTGATCTTGGCATGACCTACGAAGAAGGCACCGAGATCATCGACGAAGATGCGCTTGAGGCTGAAATTAGTCGCTCGTCGCTCATTAACCTCTTTGAGGCAACGCTCGTTGAATCTGTGCGTCAGGGCGCATCGGACGTTCATATTTATCCGAATGCCAAGAAGCGTGTAGAAATTCACTTCCGTATCGACGGCCGGCTTTCGCTCTGGCATACCGAGCACAAAGTGCACCCGGAAGCATTGCTAGCCGTTATCAAAGACAACGCAATGAACGTCGACCGCTTCGAGCGGGATGCCGCACAGGATGGTTACATCCAGCGTTGGATTGATGACGTACTCATCCGTTTTCGTGTGTCGGTATTGCCGATTGCCAATGCCAGCCAGGAAATTCGCTCTGAAAGTATTGTAATTCGTGTACTCGATGACCGTAAAGTAATCCGTGATTTGCGCAAACTCGGTTTGCTTGATAGCGCGATGGAGACGTTTGAGTCTGCAATCTCGCAGCCGCATGGTATGGTCATTCTTACAGGTCCAACCGGTTCGGGTAAAAGTACCTCGCTTGTAGCTGCGCTGCACCACGTAATCAATGGTGAAGTGAATGTGCTCACGGTTGAGGATCCTGTGGAGTATATCATCCCAGGCGTGAGGCAGATTAAGCTGAATTTCAAGCTGGAGCTCGAAAACGCACTGCGCGCTATCCTGCGTCATGACCCCGACATTGTTATGGTGGGTGAGATGCGTGACAAGAAAACGGCTGAGCTTGCTATCAAGCTTGCCAATACGGGTCACCTTACCTTCTCCACGCTCCATACCAACGATGCCCCGAGCGCGATCAGCCGACTCTACAAAATGGGTATCGAACCCTTCCTGATCGCTTACGCGATCAACCTGATTGTTGCCCAGCGACTGATCAGAAAGCTCTGCCCAACCTGTAAGCAGCCCGACCTGGATCCAGATGGCATTATGCTTGAAAAGCTTGGGTTTACGAGAGAAGAAGTAGCCAACCTCACGTTTTACGAGCCAGGCAACGATTCCAGTTGTCCAACCTGTAAAGGGGTTGGATACAAAGGACGTCGCGCCATTTGTGAAGCGCTCTTTTTCTCCCGCGAAATCCGGCACATGATTGTTGAGGCGGACAAAATGATCGACGAAGGCGCCATCAAAGAGCAAGCCGTAAAAGAAGGCATGCTTACGTTGCGCGACTCGGCACGTGAAATTGTGAAGTTGGGCGAAACGTCTGTTCGCGAGATGATTCGCGTTGTGACTGCTGAAGGTTGA
- a CDS encoding type II secretion system F family protein, with amino-acid sequence MAVKEFKFNGISAAGQPVQGTIFAPSKRAAEKKVTSLSEKHHFRPQSIQKRQAFLYKVRHPNGEVASGEQKAFSQEEIVKALTKMGLEVIRVEKKLLDFQIKPPRQDVIMFVRLSANLLREHLPFDEILNLLVGDVSSKSLKQVIRDLNADLKGGMEAQQAFMKHQHMLGKFTAYMLGIASRSGNMADIYESTARFLERQQEFNKSVRSAMITPAITVLVLIAAFVWYVWYIFPATAGLFSSYNIELPPMTTATLKFADWFDHNYGWVFTLTFLLVGGFFVFAKTTKGKFILHRYMIQIPVIGSLLHKLNIEIFCRTFAILYSGSGENISVIKVAAEASGNAYLEHRIKTITVPMMVAQGAELVRAMEASGVFTPMAIARFRSGSETGNVRKSSQQMADYYEKETTLKLRTAVEGIQTMVAVLITIAICFLTIISSEIALIQPNTQDIMGIGG; translated from the coding sequence ATGGCTGTCAAAGAATTTAAATTCAATGGAATCAGCGCAGCAGGGCAGCCAGTGCAAGGGACTATTTTTGCTCCCTCCAAGCGCGCAGCTGAAAAGAAAGTAACCAGCCTTTCTGAAAAGCATCATTTTCGCCCGCAGAGTATCCAGAAACGCCAAGCCTTTCTATACAAAGTTCGGCATCCGAATGGCGAAGTTGCCAGTGGTGAGCAAAAAGCTTTTTCTCAGGAAGAAATTGTCAAGGCGCTTACCAAAATGGGCCTTGAGGTTATTCGGGTAGAGAAAAAATTACTCGATTTCCAAATTAAGCCGCCACGACAGGATGTTATTATGTTTGTGCGGTTGTCTGCCAACCTCCTTCGTGAACATCTGCCGTTTGACGAAATTCTTAATCTGCTTGTGGGGGACGTTTCGTCCAAAAGCCTCAAGCAGGTTATTCGTGACTTGAATGCCGACCTTAAAGGCGGGATGGAAGCCCAGCAAGCGTTTATGAAGCACCAGCACATGCTGGGCAAGTTTACCGCGTATATGCTTGGCATTGCATCACGAAGCGGTAACATGGCTGATATTTACGAATCAACAGCCCGATTTCTTGAACGACAGCAAGAGTTCAATAAAAGCGTTCGCAGCGCTATGATTACGCCGGCGATTACCGTGCTTGTGCTCATTGCCGCGTTTGTATGGTATGTATGGTACATTTTCCCTGCAACCGCTGGCCTGTTCTCTTCATACAATATCGAACTGCCCCCAATGACCACAGCAACACTCAAGTTTGCTGACTGGTTTGACCACAACTACGGCTGGGTCTTTACCCTCACCTTTTTACTGGTCGGTGGTTTTTTTGTCTTTGCAAAAACGACGAAGGGTAAGTTCATTTTGCATAGATACATGATCCAGATTCCCGTAATTGGGTCACTTTTGCACAAATTGAACATTGAGATTTTTTGTCGCACATTTGCTATCTTGTACTCTGGTAGCGGTGAAAATATCAGTGTGATCAAGGTTGCCGCTGAAGCAAGCGGGAACGCTTATCTGGAACATCGTATAAAGACCATAACTGTGCCTATGATGGTGGCACAGGGTGCTGAGCTTGTAAGAGCCATGGAGGCCAGTGGTGTGTTTACGCCTATGGCTATTGCTCGATTTAGAAGTGGCTCTGAGACGGGTAATGTCCGTAAAAGCTCGCAGCAAATGGCTGATTATTACGAAAAAGAAACTACGCTCAAGTTGAGAACAGCTGTGGAAGGTATTCAAACCATGGTTGCCGTACTAATCACAATAGCCATCTGTTTCCTTACAATAATCTCTTCTGAGATTGCGCTCATTCAGCCAAATACCCAGGATATTATGGGTATTGGCGGCTAG
- a CDS encoding DUF4342 domain-containing protein — MSATNTSESSFEHMKVKGNQLKEKIREIIEEGTARRVIIQKDGRTLLEFPLAIGLGGAAAAILLHAPLTAVGAIAALVTDVQIIIERDTVTAESADETTESSDNEEED; from the coding sequence ATGTCTGCTACCAACACATCCGAAAGTTCATTCGAACACATGAAAGTCAAAGGCAACCAACTCAAGGAAAAAATCAGGGAAATTATTGAAGAAGGCACTGCGCGGCGTGTCATCATACAAAAAGATGGACGAACCTTGCTTGAATTCCCGCTTGCCATCGGCCTCGGTGGCGCTGCAGCTGCTATTTTGCTCCATGCACCACTTACGGCAGTTGGTGCCATCGCAGCACTTGTTACTGATGTTCAGATCATCATCGAACGCGATACAGTTACGGCTGAATCTGCAGATGAAACAACTGAATCATCAGACAACGAAGAGGAAGACTAA
- a CDS encoding HTTM domain-containing protein, translated as MSEQAENTASTSGLYLKIEELLGIDLRALGAFRIMIAWMVLVDLLNRSFDLVAHYTDAGVVPRELVIAHAEQPWLMSFHMLSGGALLQVLLFLATGVAAVALLIGYRSRVSCFVCWLLLLSLHVRNPFVNNLGDWLLVDLLFWGIFLPLGARYAWDGMQKPAGQQLPIRVVSLATLGILLQIGLFYVLAGHHKISPVWQIDGTAIAFALSLDRIVSPLGQQLLLLPDEVLRMLTLATLHLEKWGPLLLVVPFFTGAVRTVLAITFMLFHVGLAISFELGVFPYICITAWILVLPAGFWDKVTQIGTVRQLGGQLRKRWEAWVSIKEKTVNVLPGVSETLIAVLALFGVVSSAMLYAGMMDESYYDGLYVHVEPVVNTINLRQRWDMFSPEPPRRDGWFVVAGYRPGGEGIDLRAKNEALQWDRPANIANTYGNQRWRKYMEWVMNKGAIHGSYMLAYYEREGRRQGIENVAVYFMQERTRDDGGSTPVRRLKVE; from the coding sequence ATGAGTGAGCAAGCGGAAAATACAGCATCTACGTCTGGTTTGTATCTAAAGATCGAAGAATTGCTCGGTATTGATTTGCGTGCGCTCGGCGCGTTTCGCATCATGATTGCCTGGATGGTGTTGGTCGACCTACTCAATCGCTCATTTGATCTGGTTGCACACTACACAGATGCCGGTGTTGTACCCCGTGAATTGGTTATTGCACACGCAGAGCAGCCGTGGCTCATGTCATTTCATATGTTGAGTGGTGGTGCTTTGCTGCAAGTGCTTCTGTTTTTAGCCACTGGGGTTGCTGCGGTCGCATTGTTGATCGGATATAGAAGCCGGGTGTCGTGTTTTGTGTGCTGGCTATTGTTATTGTCCCTGCATGTCCGAAATCCGTTTGTAAACAACCTGGGTGATTGGCTGCTTGTAGATTTATTGTTTTGGGGAATTTTCCTCCCATTAGGTGCGCGTTATGCATGGGATGGTATGCAAAAGCCGGCTGGTCAGCAACTGCCAATTCGCGTAGTTTCGCTGGCAACGTTGGGTATTCTACTACAGATAGGGTTGTTCTATGTGTTGGCTGGTCACCATAAAATTAGCCCTGTTTGGCAGATCGACGGTACGGCCATTGCGTTCGCCCTAAGTCTGGATCGAATAGTCTCGCCCCTTGGTCAGCAGTTGCTGTTACTGCCAGATGAGGTGTTGCGCATGTTGACGCTTGCAACGTTGCATTTAGAAAAGTGGGGGCCGCTCTTGCTCGTGGTCCCATTTTTTACAGGAGCGGTTCGCACGGTATTGGCTATTACGTTCATGTTGTTTCATGTAGGATTGGCGATTTCTTTTGAGCTTGGGGTTTTTCCTTATATCTGTATTACTGCCTGGATTCTTGTGTTGCCTGCTGGGTTTTGGGATAAAGTGACACAGATAGGTACGGTGAGGCAGTTGGGGGGGCAGCTACGCAAGCGGTGGGAAGCATGGGTTTCCATAAAAGAAAAAACTGTAAATGTGTTACCTGGCGTCTCAGAGACGTTGATTGCGGTGTTAGCACTGTTTGGGGTAGTTTCGAGTGCAATGCTGTATGCTGGTATGATGGATGAATCGTATTACGACGGGTTGTATGTGCATGTGGAGCCGGTTGTGAATACAATAAATTTGCGGCAGCGTTGGGATATGTTTTCACCCGAGCCGCCGCGTAGAGATGGTTGGTTTGTGGTTGCCGGCTACAGGCCAGGAGGGGAGGGTATTGATTTACGCGCTAAAAACGAGGCTTTGCAGTGGGATCGGCCGGCGAATATCGCAAACACCTATGGTAACCAGCGCTGGCGCAAGTATATGGAGTGGGTGATGAACAAGGGTGCGATACATGGAAGCTATATGCTCGCATACTATGAGAGGGAAGGCCGGCGGCAAGGAATAGAAAACGTGGCGGTGTACTTTATGCAGGAGAGGACCCGAGATGATGGGGGGAGTACGCCTGTGCGCCGGCTGAAAGTTGAATGA
- a CDS encoding threo-3-hydroxy-L-aspartate ammonia-lyase codes for MHPAFHANLTSVVSFGTIQRAAQVLQGVANRTPVMTSRTINKRTRASVFFKCENYQRIGAFKFRGAYFALSELGAKEKNQGVITYSSGNHAQAVALSGNLLEIPTTIVMPEDAPAVKISATRGYGAEVVLYNKEEITREKLANEIAAQRGLTIIPPYDHPDVIAGQGTTALELFDETGPLDALLVCCGGGGLLSGCAITTKNILPCCEVIGVEPAAGNDARRTFLSGVLQQVHNPDTIADGARTPYLGKYTHPIISNYVDEILTANDHDIRKTMFLLWERMKIVVEPTGVLAATAFLNNAERFRGKRVGVVLTGGNVDLKKLHLFFK; via the coding sequence ATGCACCCGGCCTTCCACGCCAATCTTACTTCCGTCGTTTCGTTTGGTACCATACAAAGAGCAGCACAGGTGCTTCAAGGTGTGGCAAACCGCACGCCTGTCATGACTTCGCGCACTATAAACAAACGCACAAGAGCTTCTGTTTTCTTCAAATGCGAGAATTATCAACGCATCGGCGCATTCAAATTCCGAGGTGCATACTTTGCGCTTTCAGAGCTTGGTGCAAAAGAAAAAAACCAAGGTGTGATTACCTACTCGTCAGGCAATCACGCACAGGCTGTAGCCCTTTCAGGTAACTTGCTAGAGATACCTACCACGATTGTTATGCCTGAGGATGCGCCGGCTGTAAAAATTAGCGCAACAAGGGGCTATGGTGCCGAAGTTGTTTTGTACAATAAGGAAGAAATCACCAGAGAAAAACTGGCCAACGAAATTGCGGCGCAACGTGGTCTCACCATCATCCCGCCCTACGATCATCCCGATGTAATCGCCGGCCAAGGTACAACTGCCCTAGAGCTCTTTGATGAAACTGGCCCCCTCGACGCCCTCCTTGTATGCTGCGGCGGAGGCGGCCTCCTTTCTGGGTGCGCAATCACAACTAAAAATATTTTACCATGCTGCGAAGTAATTGGCGTAGAACCTGCTGCTGGAAACGACGCCAGGCGGACTTTTCTTTCGGGAGTATTACAGCAAGTACACAATCCGGATACCATCGCCGACGGTGCGCGTACGCCTTACCTCGGCAAATACACACACCCGATTATCTCTAATTATGTTGACGAGATATTGACCGCAAACGACCATGACATCCGAAAAACCATGTTTTTGCTTTGGGAACGTATGAAAATTGTAGTTGAGCCTACAGGTGTACTCGCAGCAACGGCGTTTCTGAATAATGCTGAACGATTTAGAGGGAAACGCGTTGGAGTCGTCCTCACAGGAGGCAATGTAGATTTGAAGAAATTGCACCTCTTTTTTAAATGA
- a CDS encoding FAD-dependent oxidoreductase, with translation MKVGIIGAGPAGITAAYQLSKAGIDVDLYEAGPAVGGLAKTITLWNQQVDLGPHRFFSTDRRVNELWLEVVGQNYAMVDRLTRIYYNKDFFNYPLRVGNALKNLGPFEAAHCLLSYFQQKVNPIEQDGSFEDWVVNQFGRRLFDIFFKTYSEKLWGITCKELDSDFASQRIKKLSLTEAIKNAVVGGRGNKHKTLVDRFAYPHLGSGVVYERMAEKITALGNVVHLNTPVERVVLEDGQARALALTSGQTVAYDHIISSMPLTLLVQRLENTPQQLLDHINELKFRNTTLVYLNVDHSDLFPDNWIYVHDPSLQFGRITNFRNWTPQINNNETTTILALEYWSYDEDPMWKADDETLIALGKKEIRQTGLIGSADILDGKAIKIRRCYPVYNKDYKVHLKPVEAYLSSIEGLSVIGRYGAFKYNNQDHSILMGILAAEKLTQNADHSLWDINTNYDTYQETALITETGLTKA, from the coding sequence ATGAAAGTAGGAATTATTGGAGCAGGACCGGCAGGTATCACCGCAGCCTATCAACTTTCGAAAGCCGGCATAGACGTTGACCTGTACGAAGCCGGCCCTGCTGTAGGCGGATTGGCAAAAACCATCACCCTCTGGAATCAACAGGTTGACCTTGGCCCGCACCGCTTCTTCAGCACCGACCGACGCGTCAACGAGCTCTGGCTTGAAGTTGTTGGTCAGAACTATGCGATGGTTGACCGCCTTACTCGGATCTACTACAACAAAGATTTTTTCAATTACCCGCTCCGTGTTGGCAATGCCCTCAAAAACCTCGGACCATTTGAAGCGGCGCACTGCCTGCTTAGCTATTTCCAGCAAAAAGTTAACCCCATCGAGCAAGATGGGTCTTTTGAAGACTGGGTTGTCAACCAGTTTGGCCGACGCCTTTTCGACATCTTCTTCAAAACCTACAGCGAAAAGCTCTGGGGTATCACCTGCAAAGAACTCGATTCTGACTTTGCGTCGCAGCGAATCAAAAAGCTTTCACTCACTGAAGCTATCAAAAACGCTGTGGTTGGTGGCCGGGGTAACAAACACAAAACCCTCGTTGATCGCTTTGCCTATCCACACCTCGGCAGTGGCGTCGTATATGAGCGCATGGCAGAGAAAATAACTGCCCTGGGCAACGTAGTCCACCTAAACACGCCTGTTGAACGCGTCGTTCTTGAAGATGGACAAGCCCGCGCCCTGGCGCTTACAAGCGGGCAAACGGTTGCTTACGATCATATCATCTCTTCAATGCCGCTCACGTTGCTTGTACAGCGACTCGAGAACACCCCGCAGCAATTACTCGATCACATAAACGAGCTCAAATTTAGAAACACAACGCTCGTTTATCTCAATGTTGACCATAGCGACCTGTTTCCCGACAACTGGATTTACGTACACGACCCGTCACTACAATTTGGGCGCATCACCAATTTCAGGAACTGGACACCGCAAATCAACAACAACGAGACGACAACCATTTTAGCGCTTGAGTACTGGAGCTACGACGAAGATCCTATGTGGAAAGCAGACGATGAAACCCTCATCGCGCTTGGCAAAAAAGAAATCAGGCAAACTGGCCTCATCGGAAGTGCTGATATCCTAGATGGAAAAGCAATCAAAATCCGCCGTTGCTACCCTGTCTATAATAAAGACTACAAGGTACATCTCAAGCCTGTAGAAGCTTATCTCTCCTCGATAGAGGGGCTGTCAGTAATTGGTCGGTATGGTGCCTTCAAGTACAACAACCAGGACCACAGCATTCTGATGGGTATTCTTGCCGCAGAGAAATTAACTCAAAATGCCGACCACAGCCTGTGGGATATCAATACCAATTACGACACCTATCAGGAAACTGCATTGATTACTGAGACGGGACTAACCAAGGCATGA
- a CDS encoding TIGR02757 family protein — protein sequence MDHNTARKAYLDGLVTKYETQAFIQLDPISVPHGFDDPADQEIIGLFAALLAWGQRKTVLSKLADLCERMDFKPHAFVYNFNAIQHESVLAGFKHRTFQPSDAVWLIQNLSSILKRYQTIERAFAAFDDSSEPHVGPAIQGFSDLLFSIHPETPRRLRKHLARPSTGSACKRLCMYLRWMVRPGPVDLGIWTQIAQHKLVLPLDVHSGRQARALGFLTRKQDDWRAALELTEACKLLCAQDPAKYDYAFFGVGAYKEPLDARFIVNPTPAK from the coding sequence ATGGATCACAATACAGCGCGCAAAGCCTACCTGGATGGACTCGTAACCAAATACGAAACGCAGGCATTCATCCAACTTGATCCTATATCTGTGCCACATGGCTTTGACGATCCAGCTGATCAAGAAATCATTGGCCTTTTTGCCGCGCTGCTCGCCTGGGGACAACGAAAAACGGTACTTAGCAAACTTGCCGATTTGTGCGAGCGCATGGACTTCAAACCCCATGCTTTTGTATACAACTTCAACGCAATCCAACACGAATCAGTACTTGCAGGCTTCAAGCACCGCACTTTTCAACCATCAGACGCTGTCTGGCTGATTCAAAACCTGTCTTCGATACTTAAGCGCTACCAGACCATTGAGCGGGCTTTTGCCGCTTTCGACGATTCATCGGAACCACATGTTGGGCCGGCCATACAGGGATTTAGTGACTTGCTATTCTCCATACACCCGGAAACACCCCGCCGGCTAAGAAAACACCTTGCGCGTCCATCCACAGGTAGCGCGTGCAAACGCTTGTGCATGTATCTCCGCTGGATGGTACGCCCCGGGCCTGTTGACCTTGGCATCTGGACGCAGATTGCTCAGCACAAACTTGTACTCCCTCTCGATGTACACTCCGGCCGGCAAGCCCGTGCGCTCGGATTTCTTACGAGGAAACAAGACGACTGGCGCGCTGCACTGGAATTAACGGAAGCTTGCAAATTACTCTGCGCCCAAGACCCTGCAAAATACGATTATGCGTTCTTTGGCGTTGGCGCCTACAAAGAACCGCTCGACGCCCGGTTTATCGTCAATCCCACGCCAGCTAAATGA